The window ACGCATGGTGGCGCTGCAGGCTAAGAAGGCAAATGAAAGGATTGTCGCTACCGCGGACTCCattacccccaaaaaaagagaatctgAAAGAACAGTCAGAAAGAGAAGGCTTTGTCAGAAGGAGAATCGGAGAATAGAAATAACGCACAGAATTACTTCAGACAAGAAACAGGAGTTGATTTGATCAGAATATAAGCATTTTTTCACACGGATACAGCAATGGAGACTACTGCAGGAAAGACACAATGGAACAGGCAAGTGATATTTTTTATTGTAGCTTTACTATTGTCTGAGGCGAGTTCCGAGACGGGGGAGTTTTCTGTGGCAGAGGAGATGGAGAGCGGCTCCTTTGTGGCCAATGTGGTGAAAGCGTTAGGTCTGGAAGTGGGGGAGTTGTATGCGCGGGGTTCGCGGGTAGCCTCTAACCATaacaaacaatttttacaacTGGATCAGAAGACAGGGGATTTGTTTCTAAGTGAGAAACTGGACCGGGAGGAGCTGTGCGGCCCCACCGAGCCCTGTGTGCTGCCTTTCCAGATCTTACTGGAAAACCCTTTGCAGTTTTTCAGGGCTGAACTGCAAGTGAGAGACATAAATGACCATTCGCCCACGTTTCCAGACCCTGACATACTCCTGAGAATATCAGAAAGCACCACGCTAGGGACTGCCTTCCCTTTAAAAATCGCTCAGGACTTGGATGTTGGCATTAACAGCCTTCAGAACTACACCATCAGCCTCAACTCGCATTTCCTCCTTCACATTCACACCCGGAGTGATGGCAGAAAGATCCCAGAGCTAGTGTTGAATAAAGCTCTGGATCGTGAGGAGCAGCCGGAACTCACACTAACCCTCACGGCCATGGATGGTGGGTCCCCCATGAGGTCTGGGACAGCCCAAGTGCGGGTTACCGTTGTGGACGTTAATGACAACCCGCCTCTGTTTGTTCAGTCAAGGTATCAAGTGCAGATTCTAGAGAACAGCCCCATTGGATCTCTGGTAGTGACTGTCTATGCTCGAGATTTAGACTCTGGAATCAATGGGGATATCACCTATGCCTTATTCCAAGCTTCAGATGAAGTCAGCCAAACATTTGGAATTGATCCAGTCTCAGGAGAAATTCGACTGAAAAAACAAGTAGATTTCGAGGCAATTCAGAAATATGAGGTGGATATTGAGGCCACGGACATCGGGGCCCTTTCTGGGAAATGTACTGTTTTGGTCCAAGTGATGGATCTGAACGACAATTCCCCAGAGCTGACTATGTTGTCATTAACTAGCCTTATTCCAGAGAACGTTCCAGAGAGTGTGGTCGCTGTTTTCAGCATCAGAGATCGTGACTCTGGGGAAAATGGAAGGATGATTTGCTCTATTCAAGAGgatcttcctttctccttgaAACCTCATTTGGGGAACTTCTATTCAATAATAACTGAGGGAGCTCTAGACAGAGAAAGCAGGTCGGACTACAATATCACCATTACTGTCATGGATTTGGGGTTTCCAAGACTGAAAACCGAGCACAACATCACAGTGTTCATTTCCGACATCAATGACAACCCACCAGTATTTATTCAGACAGTGTACACTCTCTACCTCCGGGAGAACAACACCCCCGCCCTTCACATTGGTAGCATCAGTGCCAGTGATAGAGACTCAGGGACCAATGCCAAAGTTACCTACTCCCTGCAGCCTCCAGAGACTGGAGACCTGCCCCTCTTCTCCTACATCTCCATCAACTCAGACAATGGACATCTCTATGCCCTGAGATCTCTGGATTATGAAGCCATCCAAACTCTCCAGTTCACTGTGAGGGCAACTGATGGAGGCTCCCCAGCCCTCAGCAGCCAGGCTCTTGTCCAGATTGTGGTTCAGGATGAGAATGATAACTCTCCCTTTGTGCTGTACCCCCTGCAGAATGGCACAACTCCCTGCAATGACCTGGTGCCCAAAACAGCAGAGCCAGGTTATCTGGTCACCAAGGTTGTTGCTGTAGATCAGGACTCTGGACAGAATTCCTGGCTTTCCTACCAACTTCTCAAAGCCACAGACCCAGGGCTTTTCACCGTGTGGGCACATAATGGAGAAGTTCGAACAGCAAGGCCCATCAGTGACAGAGACGCCATCAAGCAGAGACTCTTGGTGCTGGTGAAGGACAATGGGCAGCCTCCTCTAACCATAGTGTCCACACTGAATGTGCTCTTAGTGGATGGATTCTCTGAGCCCTTTGTGAAGCTTCCAGATGAGCCCAAAGATGAGCCACAGACTGATTCCCTTACAGTCTACTTGATCATATCTTTggtttctgtctcctttctgttcctcGTCTCTGTCATCCTTTTCATTTCCATAAGGctgtggagaaaaggggatgcaTTGGAAGGTGATCGCTTAGAACCCAACTGCCAATTTTCAGGTCACTTGGTGGATGTCAATGGCACTGGGACCCTATCCCAGAGCTACCAGTATGAGGTGTGTTTGACCACTGGCTCTGGGAACACTGACTTCAGGTTTCTGAAGCCAATTAATCACAATCTCCCTCCTCCAGTTTCCAACAGGGACTCGGAGGAAGATCAAGTCTTCCAAAATACCTATATGCTTGGTTAAGTGTGAGAATTCTTTAACTTGCATTTAATATGTAGATTGTGTACATTTTTGGCATTTCTGAGATGTTACTTAAATACTGAGATTTCCTGGATCTGTGATCTTTACCTATGTAGTCAGCAATTTGATTCCTGATAGTCATCGTTGGATCCACATCATAAAAGCTTTTTGACagacaggaattttttttttactggtaaTTTTCCTTAAGGAGAAATTTTAGCTAGCTAACAAGTTGAAGATGTAGTGTTCTTATATTCTACATAGTCTGCCCATCAATGttgacattttaattaaattcaaccTTCAAGTAATAAAGTGGGAAGTTGAATTA is drawn from Dromiciops gliroides isolate mDroGli1 chromosome 2, mDroGli1.pri, whole genome shotgun sequence and contains these coding sequences:
- the LOC122744404 gene encoding protocadherin beta-16-like; this encodes METTAGKTQWNRQVIFFIVALLLSEASSETGEFSVAEEMESGSFVANVVKALGLEVGELYARGSRVASNHNKQFLQLDQKTGDLFLSEKLDREELCGPTEPCVLPFQILLENPLQFFRAELQVRDINDHSPTFPDPDILLRISESTTLGTAFPLKIAQDLDVGINSLQNYTISLNSHFLLHIHTRSDGRKIPELVLNKALDREEQPELTLTLTAMDGGSPMRSGTAQVRVTVVDVNDNPPLFVQSRYQVQILENSPIGSLVVTVYARDLDSGINGDITYALFQASDEVSQTFGIDPVSGEIRLKKQVDFEAIQKYEVDIEATDIGALSGKCTVLVQVMDLNDNSPELTMLSLTSLIPENVPESVVAVFSIRDRDSGENGRMICSIQEDLPFSLKPHLGNFYSIITEGALDRESRSDYNITITVMDLGFPRLKTEHNITVFISDINDNPPVFIQTVYTLYLRENNTPALHIGSISASDRDSGTNAKVTYSLQPPETGDLPLFSYISINSDNGHLYALRSLDYEAIQTLQFTVRATDGGSPALSSQALVQIVVQDENDNSPFVLYPLQNGTTPCNDLVPKTAEPGYLVTKVVAVDQDSGQNSWLSYQLLKATDPGLFTVWAHNGEVRTARPISDRDAIKQRLLVLVKDNGQPPLTIVSTLNVLLVDGFSEPFVKLPDEPKDEPQTDSLTVYLIISLVSVSFLFLVSVILFISIRLWRKGDALEGDRLEPNCQFSGHLVDVNGTGTLSQSYQYEVCLTTGSGNTDFRFLKPINHNLPPPVSNRDSEEDQVFQNTYMLG